Proteins from a single region of Crassaminicella profunda:
- a CDS encoding CheR family methyltransferase encodes MTYNISQDVFEKISSFVQTRFGLYFSEKRFNDLIRGVINAAKQKNIDFEEYIDLILLNKLSQEDIKQLTACLTIGETYFFRDKKLFEILRQKILPDMIHAKKCTDKKLKIWSAGCSSGEEAYSVAILIKELIPDYKDWDIKIIATDINHSSLSKARKGIYREWSFRGVDLNIKNKYFKKINDMCYKLDDEIMELVTFHHLNLADPMYVLDHMIMNHIDIIFCRNVLMYFSKYHVSQIINRFYNMIVNGGWFVVAPSESLFLNGTFFTPINVNGMFLYNKNMKQNNFMESFSENIIQKELFIQNEVKIYPKNEYKNMSIESLITPIEDRSSKKEGLQEKKVDVGDFEKLSRSFANEGKLEEAIQWCKKAIAIDKINPLYYYLLASIQQEQGNMDEAIGSLKKAIYLDSDFIMAYFDLGNLYLKKEKYKEAFKNFDNACILLNHFNEEEIIPHSEEMSAGVLKELIQSLYSKGD; translated from the coding sequence ATGACTTATAATATTTCGCAGGATGTTTTTGAGAAGATAAGTAGCTTTGTACAAACAAGGTTTGGTTTATATTTTTCTGAAAAAAGATTTAATGATCTTATCAGAGGGGTTATTAATGCAGCAAAACAAAAAAATATTGATTTTGAAGAATATATAGATCTAATCCTTCTAAATAAATTGTCTCAAGAGGATATAAAGCAGCTAACAGCGTGTTTGACTATTGGAGAGACTTATTTTTTTAGAGATAAAAAATTGTTTGAAATACTAAGACAGAAAATACTACCTGATATGATTCATGCTAAAAAATGCACGGACAAAAAATTGAAAATTTGGAGTGCTGGCTGTTCTTCTGGTGAAGAAGCCTATTCTGTAGCCATTTTAATAAAAGAATTGATTCCTGATTACAAAGATTGGGATATTAAAATTATTGCTACGGATATTAATCATTCCTCTTTAAGTAAAGCAAGAAAAGGAATCTATAGGGAGTGGTCTTTTAGGGGAGTAGATTTAAATATTAAAAACAAATATTTTAAGAAAATCAATGATATGTGCTATAAACTTGATGACGAAATTATGGAACTTGTAACATTTCATCATTTGAATTTAGCTGACCCCATGTATGTACTGGATCATATGATTATGAATCATATAGATATCATATTTTGTAGAAATGTTTTAATGTATTTTAGTAAATATCATGTGAGTCAAATCATTAATCGTTTTTACAACATGATTGTCAATGGAGGATGGTTTGTGGTAGCACCTAGTGAGAGTTTATTTCTTAATGGAACGTTCTTTACACCTATAAATGTAAATGGTATGTTTTTATACAATAAAAATATGAAACAAAATAATTTTATGGAATCATTTAGTGAGAATATTATACAAAAGGAATTATTTATTCAAAATGAAGTAAAAATATATCCTAAAAATGAATATAAGAATATGAGTATAGAAAGTCTCATAACACCAATAGAAGATAGAAGTAGTAAAAAAGAAGGATTACAAGAAAAAAAAGTAGATGTAGGAGATTTTGAAAAATTATCTCGTTCATTTGCCAATGAAGGGAAATTAGAAGAAGCTATACAATGGTGCAAAAAGGCTATTGCCATAGATAAAATCAATCCTTTATATTATTATCTTCTTGCAAGTATTCAACAAGAGCAAGGAAATATGGATGAAGCCATTGGTTCCTTAAAAAAAGCTATATATTTAGATTCGGATTTTATCATGGCTTATTTTGATTTAGGAAATTTGTATTTAAAAAAAGAAAAATACAAAGAAGCATTTAAAAATTTTGATAATGCATGTATATTATTAAATCATTTTAATGAGGAAGAAATCATTCCTCATTCAGAAGAAATGTCAGCAGGAGTATTAAAAGAACTTATTCAAAGTTTATACAGTAAGGGAGATTGA
- a CDS encoding glycoside hydrolase family 13 protein, giving the protein MKKVWWKEAVAYQIYPRSFMDSNGDGIGDLQGIISKLDYIKDLGIDVIWICPMYKSPNDDNGYDISDYQDIMDDFGAMGDFNQLLKEVHNRGMKLIIDLVINHTSDEHPWFIEARSSKDHSKRDWYIWRDGKDGKEPNNWESIFGGSAWEHDKNSHQYYLHLFSRKQPDLNWENEHMRQAIYNMINWWLDKGIDGFRVDAISHIKKEDGLKDMPNPEGLRYVDSFNKHMNVEGIHKYLEELKENTFAKYDIMTVGEANGVNIEDASLWVSEEEGKFNMVFQFEHLDLWDTTTNNKLDIINIKKVLSKWQKGLEGKGWNALYIENHDIPRMVSTWGNDTDYWRESATALAVMYFMMQGTPFIYQGQEIGMTNVKFNTIKEYNDVKTKNIYAINKDKCMSHEDIMDMIWASSRDNARTPMQWDESSNAGFTTGIPWIGVNPNYREINVERQEKDIDSVLNFYKKMIAIKKQQDVLIYGKYDLILENNEQIFAYTRTLEHEKVIVICNLTDSKAIYEYEDIELKYDGLLLNNYDVKEYDDIKTMVLKPYEARIYRVM; this is encoded by the coding sequence ATGAAGAAAGTGTGGTGGAAGGAAGCTGTTGCCTACCAAATATACCCTAGAAGTTTTATGGACTCAAATGGTGATGGAATAGGTGATTTACAGGGGATCATTTCTAAATTGGATTATATAAAAGATTTAGGAATTGATGTAATCTGGATTTGTCCAATGTACAAATCACCTAATGATGATAATGGCTATGATATTAGTGATTATCAAGACATTATGGATGATTTTGGTGCAATGGGTGATTTTAATCAGCTTCTAAAAGAAGTTCACAATCGGGGCATGAAACTTATTATAGATTTAGTTATAAATCACACAAGTGACGAACATCCATGGTTTATTGAGGCACGTTCTTCAAAAGATCATTCAAAACGTGATTGGTATATATGGCGGGATGGTAAAGATGGAAAAGAACCAAACAACTGGGAAAGTATTTTTGGTGGTTCTGCTTGGGAACATGATAAAAATAGCCACCAATATTATCTACACTTGTTTTCTAGAAAACAACCAGATCTAAATTGGGAGAATGAGCATATGCGCCAAGCCATTTATAATATGATTAATTGGTGGTTAGATAAAGGAATTGATGGTTTTAGAGTGGACGCCATTAGTCATATAAAAAAAGAAGATGGATTAAAGGATATGCCTAATCCAGAAGGATTAAGATATGTAGATTCCTTTAATAAGCATATGAATGTAGAGGGTATTCATAAATATCTTGAAGAGCTAAAAGAAAATACTTTTGCTAAGTATGATATTATGACTGTTGGAGAAGCAAATGGTGTTAATATTGAAGATGCATCCCTTTGGGTTAGTGAAGAAGAAGGAAAATTTAACATGGTGTTTCAATTTGAACACTTAGATTTATGGGATACTACAACAAATAATAAATTAGACATTATAAATATAAAAAAGGTATTGTCAAAATGGCAAAAGGGATTAGAAGGAAAAGGATGGAATGCATTATACATTGAAAATCATGATATACCACGGATGGTTTCTACCTGGGGAAATGATACAGATTATTGGCGTGAGAGTGCCACAGCATTAGCTGTCATGTATTTTATGATGCAGGGAACTCCATTTATATATCAAGGGCAAGAGATTGGTATGACAAATGTTAAATTTAATACAATCAAAGAATATAATGATGTAAAAACTAAAAATATATATGCCATAAACAAAGATAAATGTATGTCTCATGAAGATATAATGGATATGATATGGGCATCATCTAGAGATAATGCTCGTACGCCTATGCAGTGGGATGAATCATCAAATGCAGGATTTACAACTGGAATACCTTGGATTGGAGTGAATCCAAACTATAGAGAAATTAATGTAGAAAGACAGGAAAAAGACATAGACTCTGTCCTTAATTTCTATAAAAAAATGATTGCTATAAAAAAACAACAGGATGTTTTAATATATGGTAAATATGATTTGATTTTAGAAAATAATGAGCAAATTTTTGCATATACACGTACATTAGAGCATGAAAAAGTTATTGTAATTTGCAATTTAACAGATTCAAAAGCTATATATGAATATGAAGATATAGAGCTAAAATATGATGGACTCCTATTAAATAATTATGATGTTAAGGAATACGATGATATAAAAACAATGGTATTAAAACCATATGAGGCAAGAATTTACAGAGTCATGTAA
- a CDS encoding ROK family protein yields MEDKYVIGIDLGGTKISGAVANFKGDVISQYTLPTKAEEGEKAVLERIIKVVEKVIKESNVDKERIVSIGIGSPGPLDAKKGKIITTPNLPFKNFNIVSPLVDQFHIPTYLDNDGNVAAIGEYAFGAGKETNNMIFITVSTGIGGGAVLNGKIYRGNTCNALEIGHMTLEEKGPRCNCGNYGCAEALASGTAIAKTATEQVKKGLSTSLSNYDKITAYEVFKEVEKGDHVARDVLNKALNYLGICVANMITSFDPEMVIIGGGVSKGGNMVFEKVKEVVKTRCFKAMWESTKIVPAALGTDAGVKGAVALAIMESK; encoded by the coding sequence GTGGAGGATAAATATGTTATAGGTATTGATTTAGGTGGGACGAAGATAAGTGGGGCTGTTGCAAATTTTAAGGGAGATGTAATTTCACAATATACCCTTCCTACAAAAGCAGAAGAAGGAGAAAAAGCAGTATTAGAAAGAATCATAAAAGTTGTAGAAAAAGTAATAAAAGAATCTAATGTAGACAAAGAAAGAATTGTATCTATAGGGATAGGTTCTCCAGGACCATTAGATGCCAAAAAAGGAAAAATTATAACTACTCCGAATCTTCCCTTTAAAAATTTTAATATTGTAAGTCCATTGGTAGATCAATTTCATATTCCTACTTATTTAGATAATGATGGGAATGTAGCAGCTATAGGAGAATATGCCTTTGGAGCAGGAAAAGAAACAAATAATATGATATTTATAACTGTGTCTACAGGCATAGGTGGAGGTGCTGTATTAAATGGAAAAATATACAGAGGAAACACTTGTAATGCTTTAGAAATAGGCCATATGACTTTAGAAGAAAAAGGTCCACGCTGTAATTGTGGTAATTATGGATGTGCAGAAGCTCTGGCTTCAGGTACTGCCATAGCAAAGACAGCAACAGAACAAGTAAAAAAAGGTTTAAGCACTTCATTATCTAACTATGATAAAATAACAGCCTATGAAGTATTTAAGGAAGTAGAAAAAGGAGATCATGTAGCAAGGGATGTACTTAATAAAGCTTTAAATTATCTTGGAATATGTGTTGCGAATATGATTACCTCCTTTGACCCAGAAATGGTAATCATCGGAGGAGGTGTTTCTAAGGGAGGAAACATGGTATTTGAAAAAGTAAAGGAAGTAGTAAAGACAAGATGTTTTAAAGCCATGTGGGAAAGTACGAAAATAGTACCAGCAGCTTTAGGAACGGATGCAGGAGTTAAGGGGGCTGTTGCCCTTGCTATAATGGAAAGCAAATAA
- a CDS encoding endonuclease/exonuclease/phosphatase family protein, whose amino-acid sequence MKFLTLNTHSWMEEYQEEKIKIIARNIKEKSYDMIALQEVNQSIEKKCIFKNIKEDNFALVLLKELESLGCMEYSMLWDFSHIGYDKYEEGVSILTKHKIKEDISFFITKSVDQTFWKTRKIIGATIKINEEPIDFYSCHLGWWHDEEEPFKDQADQLLSNIKKDRLTFIMGDFNNNAFVRNEGYDYLIEKGLYDTFSMAKEKDTGVTVKGKIAGWSSNKQDLRLDLILSNKKIGIKYSKVIFNGKNKPVVSDHYGVEIQTEGF is encoded by the coding sequence ATGAAATTTTTAACTTTAAACACTCATTCATGGATGGAGGAGTATCAGGAAGAAAAAATCAAAATTATAGCAAGGAATATAAAAGAAAAAAGCTATGATATGATTGCACTGCAAGAAGTAAATCAGTCTATAGAGAAAAAATGTATTTTTAAAAATATAAAAGAAGATAACTTTGCTTTGGTTTTACTAAAAGAATTAGAAAGCTTAGGTTGTATGGAATATAGTATGTTATGGGATTTTTCTCATATTGGTTATGACAAGTATGAAGAAGGGGTAAGCATTCTAACGAAGCACAAAATTAAAGAAGATATATCCTTCTTTATAACAAAAAGTGTGGATCAAACCTTTTGGAAAACCAGAAAGATTATAGGTGCTACGATTAAAATAAATGAAGAACCTATAGATTTTTACTCTTGTCATCTAGGGTGGTGGCATGATGAAGAAGAACCTTTTAAAGATCAAGCAGATCAATTACTAAGTAACATAAAAAAAGATAGATTGACATTCATTATGGGAGATTTTAATAATAATGCTTTTGTAAGAAACGAAGGCTATGATTATTTAATAGAAAAGGGACTGTATGATACTTTTTCTATGGCGAAAGAGAAAGACACTGGAGTTACGGTAAAAGGTAAAATAGCTGGCTGGAGCTCAAATAAACAAGATTTAAGACTAGATTTAATTTTATCAAATAAAAAAATAGGTATTAAATATTCGAAAGTAATATTTAATGGAAAAAATAAACCAGTCGTATCAGATCACTATGGAGTAGAAATACAAACGGAGGGATTTTAG
- a CDS encoding PTS transporter subunit IIBC, which produces MSSKKSQLISFDFWQKFGKALMVVIAVMPAAGLMISLGKVIGIFLGNAGAIGLISHIIEDIGWAIIVNLNLLFAIAIGGSWAKERAGGAFASALAFVLMNRIIGAIYGITPKMLADPNAVVNNILGGKLLVKDYFISVLGAPTLNMGVFVGIIAGFVGAALYNKYYNYNKLPNSLSFFNGKRFVPFVVIVYSVVVAVILAIFWPIVQTGINSFGRWIATSKDSAPFISTFIYGSLERLLLPFGLHHLVTIPINYTQLGGSYSILTGDNIGQIVYGQDPLWLAWITDLNNLKAVGNLETYKNLLVTVHPARFKVGQVITSSATLMGAAFAMYKNVEEDKKRKYKSMYLSAALAVFLTGVTEPIEFMFMFTSPLLYGAYAVLTGIAFAIADFIHLRIHAFGFIEFLTRTPMIINAGITKDLISFIIVAIGFLFISYFMFNFIIKKFNVATPGRAGNDIDIVEKETGSKESKSSVKDEIACNAIKLLGGKENIVEVDACMTRLRVTVKDLNLVKGEKEWKDNKALGLVIKDKGVQAIYGPKADIIKSNMIDILGDL; this is translated from the coding sequence ATGTCTTCAAAAAAATCGCAACTTATTTCATTTGATTTTTGGCAAAAATTTGGAAAAGCTTTAATGGTAGTTATTGCAGTTATGCCAGCAGCAGGGCTTATGATTTCCTTAGGGAAAGTAATAGGAATATTCCTTGGAAATGCAGGAGCCATTGGACTTATCTCACACATTATTGAGGATATAGGATGGGCAATAATCGTTAACTTAAATTTACTATTTGCTATTGCAATTGGAGGTTCATGGGCTAAGGAACGTGCCGGTGGAGCTTTTGCATCAGCACTAGCTTTTGTATTAATGAATCGTATAATAGGGGCTATTTATGGAATCACCCCTAAGATGCTTGCTGATCCTAATGCAGTAGTGAATAATATTTTAGGTGGTAAGCTTTTAGTTAAAGATTATTTTATATCAGTTCTTGGAGCACCAACTTTAAACATGGGAGTGTTTGTTGGGATCATAGCAGGTTTTGTAGGTGCTGCATTATATAATAAATATTATAACTATAATAAATTACCCAATTCACTTTCATTTTTTAATGGTAAACGTTTTGTTCCTTTTGTAGTGATTGTGTATTCAGTTGTTGTTGCAGTTATACTTGCTATCTTTTGGCCAATCGTACAAACAGGAATAAATAGCTTTGGAAGATGGATAGCTACATCAAAAGATAGTGCACCATTTATATCTACTTTCATTTATGGTTCACTTGAGCGTTTATTGTTACCATTTGGATTACATCATTTAGTGACAATTCCTATAAATTATACTCAGCTTGGAGGAAGCTATAGTATATTAACTGGAGATAATATAGGACAAATTGTATATGGACAGGATCCATTATGGTTGGCATGGATTACGGATTTAAACAATTTAAAAGCTGTAGGAAATTTAGAGACATATAAGAATTTATTAGTGACAGTTCATCCAGCTCGTTTTAAAGTAGGGCAAGTGATCACTTCTTCTGCTACATTAATGGGCGCAGCTTTTGCAATGTATAAGAATGTAGAAGAGGATAAAAAAAGAAAATATAAGTCTATGTATCTTTCAGCAGCACTAGCAGTATTCTTAACAGGCGTTACAGAACCTATTGAGTTTATGTTTATGTTTACATCCCCTCTTTTATATGGAGCATATGCAGTCTTAACAGGTATAGCATTTGCTATAGCAGACTTCATTCATTTACGTATTCATGCTTTTGGGTTTATAGAGTTTTTAACGCGTACACCAATGATTATAAATGCAGGGATTACAAAAGATTTAATTAGTTTTATTATTGTAGCTATAGGATTTTTATTTATAAGTTATTTTATGTTTAACTTTATTATCAAAAAGTTTAATGTTGCAACACCAGGGCGTGCAGGGAATGATATTGATATAGTAGAAAAAGAAACAGGATCAAAAGAATCAAAGTCAAGTGTAAAAGATGAAATAGCTTGTAATGCAATAAAATTATTAGGCGGAAAAGAAAACATAGTAGAGGTAGATGCTTGCATGACTCGTCTTCGTGTAACGGTTAAAGACTTAAATTTAGTTAAAGGTGAGAAGGAATGGAAGGACAATAAAGCATTAGGCTTAGTAATAAAGGATAAAGGAGTACAAGCTATATATGGTCCAAAAGCGGATATAATAAAATCCAATATGATAGATATTTTAGGGGATTTATAA
- a CDS encoding LacI family DNA-binding transcriptional regulator, with amino-acid sequence MGVTIKDVAKEANVSPSTVSRVIAGSDRISEETKKRVKVAIQKLNYHPNVVARSLTNKMTKVIGIVLPSKAEQLFKNPFFIYVMTGISKYAQESRYYIMYTFFKTEEEKLTSIQNYINSNLVDGIILTTVHSKDSCIKYLQEREFPFVVIGRPEDTKNVLWVDNDNFQAMYNVLSKLFMKGHRKIAFIGAKSELNVSKDRLSGYKQAHKINGVDIDENSIIEVEDFREVLGYNAMKKILNGNKPTAVVCTDDLLAFGASSYLVENNMKGISIVGFNNIPLAEYQKPALTSVDINAKELGYYAAKMLVDKLEKNITNMHYIIETNLIERESTNY; translated from the coding sequence ATGGGTGTCACGATAAAAGATGTGGCTAAAGAAGCAAATGTTTCTCCATCCACTGTGTCAAGGGTTATTGCAGGAAGTGATAGAATTAGTGAAGAAACAAAGAAAAGAGTGAAAGTTGCAATACAAAAATTAAATTATCATCCAAATGTTGTTGCTAGAAGTTTGACCAATAAAATGACGAAAGTTATTGGAATCGTTTTGCCAAGTAAAGCAGAACAATTATTTAAGAATCCATTTTTTATATATGTGATGACAGGAATAAGTAAATATGCGCAAGAATCAAGATATTATATCATGTATACCTTCTTTAAAACGGAAGAAGAAAAATTAACTTCTATACAAAACTATATCAACAGTAATTTAGTAGATGGAATCATTCTTACAACAGTTCATTCAAAAGACAGTTGTATAAAATATCTTCAGGAAAGAGAGTTTCCTTTTGTAGTAATTGGAAGGCCGGAAGATACTAAAAATGTACTTTGGGTAGATAATGATAATTTTCAAGCTATGTATAATGTTCTAAGTAAGTTATTTATGAAAGGACATAGAAAAATAGCATTTATAGGAGCTAAAAGTGAATTAAATGTATCAAAGGATCGATTAAGTGGATATAAGCAGGCACACAAAATAAATGGTGTTGATATTGATGAAAATAGTATCATAGAGGTTGAAGATTTTAGAGAAGTTTTAGGATATAATGCCATGAAGAAGATCTTAAATGGAAACAAACCAACGGCAGTTGTATGCACAGATGATCTTTTGGCGTTTGGAGCTAGTTCTTATTTAGTAGAAAATAATATGAAAGGTATTTCTATAGTTGGATTTAATAATATTCCTTTAGCAGAGTATCAAAAGCCAGCTTTGACTTCTGTAGATATTAATGCAAAAGAATTAGGATACTATGCTGCAAAAATGTTAGTAGATAAATTGGAAAAAAATATAACCAATATGCATTATATTATAGAAACTAATTTAATAGAAAGAGAATCAACAAACTATTAA
- a CDS encoding non-ribosomal peptide synthetase, with the protein MIKKKIFKRDISPNEKIYIASQEVYTTFAIQFIIDFDGDLDKVKFEEAVKKAGDFCPGARIMLKGNQWVDTQVTTPIFYRKDDFDGYDFSKLDIFKKKIDVKKNPATEIYVLPSANKIIFRVFHGAMDGQGALIWVKNIFRALREEDLVEAKSEETDLSFAKLVNGKKIDNELKFNKILFKNRRKLGNYQIYWKRLSIEGRFLGVVGKIAKALTESFQEEHNKFLIPVDMRRYNKNIISTGNLTLPIFIETHKGETWKDINAKLIDSLKNAKELNLRNADFGCLTKLPRKVLRNSIRLLTFYQDFIQKYMIGGIISFLGDIQLESFSFDDFKAKAFYAMPVQQPLSPLSIVIVQTDEKTEILVSCYEDIIKEKECDEILKKIEDTLMGKEIYNKLNNTYKNFSDSKNIIDLFKKEEKKNPNAIAVSWKGKELTYKELDEKSDTLANFMKERGLKKGNQIALFLRRNIDLFICIFASIKIGAIYIPIDIDYDKNRIKGILNDENLDLIFSSKDTYDRIAELTKKEIINIDLFKFSNWIKFDYYDINEDDIVYKIYTSGSTGNPKGVQISHKSLVNYLLWAKDTYSTNKTSRFPLFTSIGVDLTVTSIFLPLISGGSVEVFDENTNHITLRKIIEDNKIDCIKLTPTHLKLIAHLDLKGKNKKLLIVGGEKFDTKLAIMMQEKLSKNCKIINEYGPTEATVGCIYHIFDPQNDINDNTVPIGVPIYNTEILLLDKKMKLVEPGEIGEIYILGECLATGYYKNEKLNTEKFIYVEGKKAYKTGDLGKITKRNKYIYLGRKDDQIKLYGHRVETIEIEGVLNRYGGINTSIIKPLEQNKNYLVAYYMADRKIDSTKLKEYLRGKLPIYMIPKFFMEMDEIPLGISGKIDRSRLPKVHNDMMIPTTDANHFNEIEDEIVRIWSLVLEIDDKSIGHKDEFYDLGGDSFGLIRMVFEITNRLLKAEDEEAFMDQIKDIYGNMTVGNIAKIIYEIRENKSLSIE; encoded by the coding sequence ATGATAAAGAAAAAAATATTTAAAAGAGATATTTCACCAAATGAAAAAATATATATTGCGTCTCAAGAGGTTTATACGACTTTTGCAATTCAATTTATTATTGATTTTGATGGGGATTTAGATAAAGTAAAGTTTGAGGAAGCAGTAAAAAAAGCGGGAGATTTTTGTCCAGGAGCAAGGATCATGCTAAAAGGGAATCAGTGGGTAGATACGCAAGTAACTACCCCTATTTTTTATAGAAAAGATGATTTTGATGGATATGATTTTAGTAAATTAGATATTTTTAAAAAGAAAATAGATGTTAAAAAAAATCCAGCAACAGAAATTTATGTTTTACCTTCTGCCAATAAAATTATTTTCAGAGTTTTTCATGGAGCTATGGACGGACAAGGCGCTTTAATATGGGTAAAAAATATATTCAGAGCTTTAAGAGAAGAAGACCTTGTAGAGGCAAAATCTGAAGAAACAGATCTTAGTTTTGCAAAACTTGTGAATGGGAAAAAAATCGATAATGAATTAAAGTTTAACAAAATTCTATTTAAGAATAGAAGAAAATTAGGAAACTATCAAATCTATTGGAAGAGACTTTCTATAGAGGGTAGATTCTTGGGAGTGGTAGGGAAAATTGCAAAAGCTTTAACAGAAAGTTTTCAGGAAGAACATAATAAGTTCTTAATTCCTGTGGATATGAGAAGATATAATAAAAATATTATTTCTACAGGAAATCTTACCTTGCCAATATTTATAGAAACTCATAAAGGGGAAACTTGGAAAGATATAAATGCAAAATTAATAGATTCTTTGAAAAATGCTAAGGAACTTAATTTAAGGAATGCAGATTTCGGATGCTTGACAAAACTACCTAGGAAAGTTTTAAGAAATAGTATCCGATTATTGACCTTTTATCAAGATTTCATACAAAAATATATGATAGGGGGAATTATATCTTTTTTAGGAGATATTCAATTAGAATCCTTTAGCTTTGATGATTTTAAAGCCAAAGCATTTTATGCTATGCCTGTACAACAGCCTTTAAGTCCTCTTTCTATAGTGATTGTTCAAACAGATGAAAAAACAGAAATCCTTGTATCTTGCTATGAAGATATCATTAAGGAAAAAGAATGTGATGAAATTCTAAAAAAGATTGAAGATACTTTAATGGGAAAAGAGATTTATAATAAATTGAATAATACCTATAAGAATTTTTCTGATAGTAAAAATATCATTGATTTATTTAAGAAAGAGGAAAAGAAGAATCCAAATGCTATTGCTGTTTCATGGAAAGGAAAAGAACTAACCTATAAAGAGTTAGATGAAAAATCTGATACATTAGCAAACTTTATGAAAGAAAGAGGGTTAAAAAAAGGGAATCAGATTGCTTTATTTTTAAGAAGAAATATAGATCTATTCATTTGTATTTTTGCTTCTATTAAAATAGGAGCAATATATATTCCTATTGATATAGATTATGATAAAAACAGAATAAAAGGGATTCTAAATGATGAAAACTTAGATTTGATTTTTTCAAGTAAGGATACATATGATCGAATAGCTGAACTTACAAAAAAAGAGATTATTAACATAGACTTATTTAAATTTTCAAATTGGATAAAATTTGATTACTATGATATCAATGAAGATGATATTGTTTATAAAATCTATACATCAGGATCAACAGGGAATCCTAAAGGGGTACAAATCAGCCATAAAAGCTTAGTGAATTATTTATTATGGGCAAAGGATACATACAGTACCAATAAGACCAGTAGGTTTCCTTTATTTACATCAATAGGAGTAGATCTTACGGTCACATCGATTTTTTTACCTCTAATATCAGGCGGTAGTGTTGAAGTTTTTGATGAAAACACAAATCATATTACTTTAAGAAAAATAATAGAAGATAACAAAATAGACTGTATCAAATTAACTCCTACACATCTAAAGTTAATAGCACACTTAGATTTGAAAGGGAAAAACAAGAAGCTACTAATTGTAGGAGGAGAAAAATTTGATACAAAACTAGCCATCATGATGCAAGAAAAATTATCTAAAAATTGTAAAATTATCAATGAGTACGGTCCTACAGAGGCTACGGTAGGTTGTATCTATCATATTTTTGATCCTCAAAATGATATAAATGATAATACTGTACCTATAGGGGTACCTATTTATAACACGGAAATTCTCTTATTAGATAAAAAAATGAAGTTAGTTGAGCCAGGTGAAATAGGCGAAATATATATATTAGGAGAATGTCTTGCAACGGGATACTATAAAAATGAGAAATTGAATACAGAGAAATTTATTTATGTTGAAGGGAAAAAAGCTTATAAGACTGGAGATTTAGGCAAAATCACAAAAAGAAATAAATATATTTATTTAGGAAGAAAAGATGATCAGATAAAATTATATGGGCATAGAGTGGAGACAATAGAGATAGAAGGTGTATTAAACCGTTATGGAGGAATCAATACGAGTATAATAAAGCCTTTAGAGCAGAATAAAAATTATCTTGTTGCCTATTATATGGCAGATAGGAAAATTGATAGTACAAAGTTAAAAGAATATCTTAGAGGAAAATTACCAATATATATGATACCAAAATTTTTCATGGAAATGGATGAAATCCCATTAGGGATCAGTGGAAAAATTGATAGAAGTAGATTACCTAAGGTACATAATGATATGATGATTCCTACTACTGATGCTAATCATTTTAATGAAATAGAGGACGAGATTGTTAGAATATGGAGTTTGGTACTGGAAATAGATGATAAAAGTATAGGGCATAAAGATGAATTTTATGACCTAGGAGGAGATTCTTTTGGTCTCATAAGAATGGTATTTGAAATTACTAATCGTTTATTAAAGGCTGAAGATGAAGAAGCGTTTATGGATCAAATTAAGGATATATATGGCAATATGACAGTAGGAAATATTGCTAAAATTATTTATGAAATAAGAGAAAATAAGAGTCTTAGTATAGAGTAA